Proteins from a genomic interval of Pseudoalteromonas sp. MEBiC 03607:
- a CDS encoding zinc ribbon-containing protein, whose protein sequence is MADYKSWLTDLTKWIKDVKDNELKDAIDKFVESEQALKDLGQEKLSQYREYLKRDIDHIKENDEHYDSLAWLELKESLWYELSHIEDKTQLEWHALNQDFKHDGVYQEGEWIAMGTLVCKNCQHSYDVYHATQITPCTECGGIYFRRKALQP, encoded by the coding sequence ATGGCAGACTATAAATCTTGGCTCACTGATTTAACTAAATGGATCAAAGATGTAAAAGACAATGAATTAAAGGATGCAATAGATAAATTTGTTGAATCAGAGCAAGCACTTAAAGATTTAGGACAAGAAAAGCTTAGCCAATATCGAGAGTATCTTAAGCGCGATATTGATCACATCAAAGAAAATGATGAGCATTATGACTCGTTGGCTTGGCTTGAACTTAAGGAGTCGCTTTGGTACGAGTTATCGCATATTGAAGATAAAACCCAGTTAGAATGGCATGCCCTTAATCAAGATTTTAAACACGATGGTGTCTATCAAGAAGGAGAATGGATAGCCATGGGCACATTAGTATGTAAAAATTGCCAACATAGTTACGATGTTTACCATGCTACGCAAATTACTCCTTGTACTGAATGTGGCGGTATTTATTTTCGCCGTAAGGCATTACAACCTTAA
- the leuS gene encoding leucine--tRNA ligase — MQEQYNPQDIESKVQAYWEENQVFKVTEDESKEKYYCLSMFPYPSGRLHMGHVRNYTIGDVVSRFQRLQGKNVMQPMGWDAFGLPAENAAIKNNTAPAKWTYENIDYMRNQLKQLGFGYDWDREIATCHPEYYKWEQWFFTKLYEKGLVYKKMSTVNWDPVDQTVLANEQVIDGRGWRSGAIVEQKEIPQWFIKITDYAQELLDDLDKLDHWPEQVKTMQRNWIGRSEGLEIEFKRADNDETFSVYTTRPDTFMGVTYVAVAAGHPIAQEAAKNSDAVAMFVDECKNTKIAEADMATMDKKGIATGFYAIHPLTGKQVPIWVANFVLMDYGSGAVMAVPAHDQRDYEFATAYGLEIAQVIAPAADSEETVDLDNQAYTEKGVLVNSGEFDGLEFEAAFNAVADKLEALGVGERKVNFRLRDWGVSRQRYWGSPIPMLSDENGNELAATEDMLPVRLPEDVVMNGVTSPIKADPEWAKTTVNGAPAFHETDTFDTFMESSWYYARYCSPRFDEGMIEPGAANYWLPVNQYIGGIEHAILHLLYSRFFHKLLRDFGLVTSDEPFERLLCQGMVLADTFYRKDEKGGDIWISPTDVQTETDDKGRVVKAWHKEDGEPVFSAGMSKMSKSKNNGIDPQQVIAQYGADTVRLFMMFTAPPEQTLEWSDSGVEGAMRFLKRIWKYAVDVETVGYQALDKSALNNDQKVLRRELHKAIAKVTDDVERRQTFNTAIAAIMEISNKLLKAPLADKQDVAIANEALEALLIMLAPITPHMCHQLWQDLGKEGDILDAAWPKVDESALVEDEKLIIVQVNGKLRAKLTVPADATKEQVEALAFAEENVTKFTDGATIRKVIYVPGKLLNVVAN, encoded by the coding sequence ATGCAAGAGCAATATAACCCGCAAGACATAGAGTCAAAAGTACAAGCCTACTGGGAAGAAAACCAAGTATTTAAAGTCACTGAAGATGAGAGCAAAGAAAAGTATTACTGCCTTTCTATGTTCCCATACCCAAGCGGCCGACTCCACATGGGTCACGTTCGTAACTACACCATTGGTGACGTAGTATCACGCTTCCAACGCTTGCAAGGCAAAAACGTAATGCAACCTATGGGTTGGGATGCGTTTGGTCTACCTGCGGAAAATGCAGCAATCAAAAACAACACTGCACCTGCTAAGTGGACATACGAAAACATCGATTACATGCGCAACCAGTTAAAGCAACTGGGTTTTGGTTACGACTGGGATCGTGAAATTGCGACATGTCATCCAGAATATTACAAATGGGAACAGTGGTTCTTCACTAAGCTTTATGAAAAAGGCTTAGTTTACAAAAAGATGTCAACAGTTAACTGGGATCCAGTTGACCAAACAGTACTTGCCAACGAGCAAGTTATTGATGGTCGTGGTTGGCGTTCAGGTGCCATTGTTGAACAAAAAGAGATTCCACAATGGTTCATCAAAATCACTGATTACGCACAAGAGCTATTAGATGATTTGGATAAACTTGATCACTGGCCTGAGCAAGTTAAAACCATGCAGCGCAACTGGATTGGTCGCTCTGAAGGTTTAGAAATCGAATTTAAGCGTGCTGATAACGACGAAACATTCAGTGTTTATACAACGCGCCCAGATACCTTCATGGGTGTGACGTACGTTGCTGTTGCAGCTGGTCACCCAATTGCACAAGAAGCAGCTAAAAACAGCGACGCTGTAGCTATGTTTGTTGATGAGTGTAAAAACACGAAAATCGCTGAAGCAGACATGGCAACCATGGACAAAAAAGGTATTGCCACTGGTTTTTACGCGATTCACCCATTAACTGGTAAACAAGTACCAATTTGGGTCGCTAACTTTGTATTAATGGATTACGGCTCTGGCGCTGTTATGGCAGTACCTGCACACGACCAACGTGACTACGAGTTCGCAACAGCATATGGCCTTGAGATTGCTCAAGTTATTGCACCAGCAGCTGACTCTGAAGAAACAGTTGATTTAGACAACCAAGCATACACTGAAAAAGGCGTGCTAGTTAACTCAGGTGAGTTCGATGGTCTTGAGTTTGAAGCGGCGTTTAATGCAGTTGCAGATAAACTAGAAGCACTGGGTGTAGGTGAGCGTAAAGTGAACTTCCGTCTACGTGACTGGGGTGTTAGCCGTCAGCGTTACTGGGGCTCTCCAATTCCTATGTTAAGCGACGAGAACGGTAACGAGCTTGCTGCAACTGAAGACATGCTGCCAGTTCGCTTACCTGAAGACGTGGTAATGAATGGTGTAACTTCACCAATCAAAGCTGATCCTGAGTGGGCTAAAACAACGGTAAATGGCGCACCTGCATTCCACGAAACAGATACTTTCGATACCTTCATGGAATCATCATGGTACTACGCGCGTTACTGTAGCCCTCGTTTTGACGAAGGCATGATTGAGCCAGGTGCTGCAAATTACTGGTTACCAGTAAACCAATATATCGGTGGTATTGAGCATGCGATCTTGCACTTACTTTACTCGCGTTTCTTCCACAAGTTATTACGTGACTTTGGTTTAGTAACTTCAGATGAGCCATTTGAGCGCTTACTATGTCAAGGCATGGTATTAGCAGATACTTTCTACCGTAAAGATGAGAAAGGCGGTGATATCTGGATTTCGCCAACAGACGTACAAACTGAAACAGACGACAAAGGTCGTGTTGTTAAAGCGTGGCACAAAGAAGATGGCGAGCCGGTATTCTCTGCGGGCATGAGCAAAATGTCGAAATCGAAAAATAACGGTATCGACCCACAACAAGTTATCGCCCAGTACGGTGCAGATACAGTGCGTTTATTCATGATGTTCACGGCGCCACCAGAGCAAACCCTTGAATGGTCTGATTCAGGTGTTGAAGGTGCAATGCGTTTCTTAAAACGTATTTGGAAATATGCTGTTGATGTAGAAACAGTAGGCTATCAAGCGCTTGATAAGTCAGCATTAAATAACGACCAAAAAGTACTTCGTCGTGAACTTCATAAAGCAATTGCAAAAGTGACTGATGACGTAGAACGTCGTCAAACATTCAACACTGCAATCGCTGCAATTATGGAAATCTCGAACAAGTTACTTAAAGCACCGCTTGCCGATAAACAAGATGTGGCAATTGCTAACGAAGCGCTTGAAGCATTACTTATCATGCTTGCGCCTATCACGCCGCATATGTGTCATCAATTATGGCAAGACCTTGGCAAAGAAGGCGACATCTTAGATGCAGCATGGCCAAAAGTTGACGAATCAGCACTTGTTGAAGATGAGAAGCTAATCATCGTACAAGTTAATGGTAAGCTTCGTGCTAAGTTAACAGTGCCTGCTGATGCAACTAAAGAGCAAGTTGAAGCATTAGCATTTGCTGAAGAAAACGTAACTAAGTTCACTGATGGTGCAACCATCCGTAAAGTGATTTACGTACCTGGCAAACTACTTAACGTGGTTGCTAACTAA
- the nadD gene encoding nicotinate-nucleotide adenylyltransferase: MIAIFGGTFDPIHLGHINMAEQCVKQCQLDTLYFMPCAIPAHKAKPGISDEHRINMLKLAIEDIPYFTIDYRELNRSGASYSLLSLQELRAEHPTTPIIFLIGMDSFISLDKWFKWQEIVTLCHIVVYQRPGQTCNVAGELAHYKEQAYTDNLAELKQQPAGKLFFLNGLQIDAASREIRKKLHSNSEITELLPTSVSQYIAQHHLYQTDE; this comes from the coding sequence ATGATTGCTATATTTGGTGGAACATTTGACCCAATTCACTTAGGCCACATCAATATGGCCGAGCAATGCGTTAAACAGTGTCAGCTTGATACGCTGTATTTTATGCCCTGCGCTATTCCTGCACATAAAGCTAAACCGGGGATCAGTGATGAGCACCGTATCAACATGCTCAAACTTGCAATTGAAGACATCCCTTATTTCACGATTGATTACAGAGAACTTAATCGTTCAGGTGCCTCTTATTCATTACTTAGCTTGCAAGAATTAAGAGCTGAGCACCCGACTACGCCCATTATTTTTTTAATCGGTATGGACTCATTCATTAGCCTCGACAAATGGTTTAAATGGCAAGAAATTGTCACACTTTGCCACATAGTCGTGTATCAAAGACCGGGGCAAACCTGTAATGTCGCTGGTGAATTGGCTCATTACAAGGAACAGGCATACACTGATAACCTTGCTGAACTAAAGCAACAACCTGCAGGTAAGTTATTCTTTTTAAATGGCTTACAAATAGATGCCGCATCAAGAGAAATCAGAAAAAAACTGCATTCAAATAGTGAAATAACGGAACTTTTACCGACTTCAGTCAGTCAATACATCGCACAGCATCATCTTTATCAAACAGATGAATAA
- the rlmH gene encoding 23S rRNA (pseudouridine(1915)-N(3))-methyltransferase RlmH: protein MKIQLIAVGTKMPAWVETGFTEYQRRFPRDMPLELIEIPAGKRGKNADIKRILQLEGEKTLAAIPKGNRIVTLEVTGKPMDTHQLAKSMEKWQLDGRDVSLLIGGPEGLAPECIAASEQKWSLSNLTLPHPLVRIIVAESLYRGWSLNNNHPYHRE, encoded by the coding sequence TTGAAGATACAATTGATTGCCGTTGGTACTAAGATGCCAGCATGGGTTGAAACTGGATTCACAGAATATCAGCGCCGTTTCCCGCGTGATATGCCGCTTGAGCTTATTGAAATTCCTGCCGGTAAACGCGGAAAAAATGCGGATATAAAACGTATTTTGCAACTTGAAGGCGAAAAAACCTTAGCAGCAATACCCAAAGGCAATCGCATTGTTACTTTAGAAGTAACAGGTAAGCCAATGGATACTCATCAACTGGCTAAAAGCATGGAAAAATGGCAGCTTGATGGCCGTGATGTTAGCTTACTCATTGGTGGCCCTGAAGGCCTTGCACCAGAATGCATTGCAGCTTCTGAGCAAAAATGGTCTTTATCAAATCTAACACTACCGCATCCTTTAGTGCGTATTATTGTTGCCGAAAGCCTTTATCGTGGCTGGAGCTTAAATAATAATCACCCATACCACCGCGAGTAG
- the rsfS gene encoding ribosome silencing factor → MDSKQLLAFALDKVDDMKARDVVQLDVRGKSDITDYMLVCSGNSKRHVQSIADHVAKEARHAGEEPLGYEGQNEGEWVLVDLGDVVVHVMQDQTRDFYDLEKLWG, encoded by the coding sequence TTGGATTCTAAACAACTACTCGCATTTGCCCTTGATAAAGTCGACGACATGAAAGCCCGTGATGTGGTGCAACTTGATGTTCGTGGAAAGTCAGATATTACCGACTATATGTTAGTATGCTCTGGTAACTCTAAACGCCATGTTCAATCGATTGCTGATCACGTCGCAAAAGAAGCACGCCACGCTGGTGAAGAGCCCCTTGGTTACGAAGGCCAAAATGAAGGCGAATGGGTGCTTGTTGACCTAGGTGATGTAGTAGTACATGTCATGCAAGACCAAACTCGCGACTTCTATGATCTAGAGAAACTTTGGGGTTAA
- a CDS encoding septal ring lytic transglycosylase RlpA family protein, with product MTHRVSFLFVALFSVMLTACSSSQQGRYAMEHDAAPLRKPTELEMQDAVVTAVVKSASASRPYEVRGKRYTPMLDETGYSEEGIASWYGRKFHNYHTSNGEIYDMFAMTAAHKTLPLPSFARVTNLDNGKSVIVRVNDRGPFHDDRIIDLSYSAAYKLDYYRQGTARVKVEAITLSNSAPRLSYIQVAAGSTLANVEALAFQLRQQYHVPTNIVEKDGIYRLRLGPIKDAAEAQTVLEKLKQNQFQNAFLLYSE from the coding sequence ATGACACATCGCGTTAGTTTTCTATTTGTTGCATTATTTTCTGTAATGCTCACTGCTTGTAGCTCGTCGCAGCAAGGTCGTTATGCTATGGAGCATGATGCAGCCCCGCTTCGAAAGCCTACCGAACTTGAAATGCAAGATGCAGTAGTAACGGCTGTAGTTAAGAGTGCCAGTGCGAGTCGCCCTTATGAAGTTCGTGGAAAACGCTACACTCCCATGTTAGATGAAACAGGCTACTCTGAAGAAGGGATTGCCTCATGGTACGGTAGAAAATTTCATAACTATCATACATCTAATGGTGAAATATATGACATGTTCGCGATGACTGCAGCGCATAAAACCTTGCCATTACCCAGCTTTGCACGAGTCACTAATTTAGATAACGGTAAATCTGTCATTGTTCGCGTTAATGACCGCGGCCCATTCCATGATGACCGTATCATCGATTTATCTTATTCTGCGGCCTATAAACTAGATTATTATCGCCAAGGTACAGCGCGTGTTAAGGTTGAAGCCATTACACTTAGCAATTCTGCCCCTCGTTTAAGTTACATACAGGTTGCAGCGGGAAGTACTCTTGCCAATGTTGAAGCGCTCGCGTTTCAACTTCGTCAGCAATATCATGTGCCAACAAACATTGTTGAAAAAGATGGAATCTATCGATTACGTCTTGGTCCAATAAAAGATGCCGCAGAAGCACAAACTGTTTTAGAAAAGCTAAAACAAAACCAATTTCAGAACGCGTTCTTGCTTTACAGTGAGTAA
- the rodA gene encoding rod shape-determining protein RodA — MIPLNKKRSIWQRLHLDLPLLIALMLMMVGSLTIVYSASGQDPAMMIRHATRMFGAILGMFILAQFSPNTLKRMVIPLYCVGLLMLIGVLLFGVSSKGAQRWLDLGITRFQPSELMKIAVPMMVAWYIGRNHLPPRIIHLIIGFAIVMVPTILIKEQPDLGTSILIASSGIFVLFLSGLSWRLIGFFTATVAIAAWPFWHYVMLDYQKQRVLTFLDPESDPLGSGYHIIQSKIAIGSGGIEGKGWLQGTQSQLEFLPERHTDFIFSVLSEEFGLFGVCLLLCMYLFIIGRGLYIAVNAQDAFGKLLAGALTLTFFVYVFVNIGMVSGLLPVVGVPLPLISYGGTSMVTLMAGFGIIMSIATDKRMLLK; from the coding sequence ATGATCCCATTAAATAAAAAACGCTCTATCTGGCAACGCCTTCACCTTGATTTACCGCTCCTGATAGCGTTAATGCTCATGATGGTAGGCAGCCTAACCATTGTTTACAGTGCCAGTGGTCAAGACCCAGCGATGATGATCCGCCATGCTACACGGATGTTTGGGGCGATACTAGGCATGTTTATTCTTGCGCAATTTTCGCCAAACACGCTAAAAAGAATGGTTATTCCACTTTATTGCGTGGGCCTATTAATGCTCATCGGGGTACTGCTATTTGGTGTTAGCTCGAAAGGTGCGCAACGTTGGCTAGATCTTGGTATTACTCGATTTCAGCCATCTGAATTAATGAAAATTGCCGTACCTATGATGGTCGCATGGTATATCGGTCGCAACCATTTACCACCCCGCATTATTCATCTAATCATTGGTTTTGCGATTGTGATGGTGCCTACCATCCTAATCAAAGAGCAGCCTGACTTAGGAACATCAATATTGATCGCCAGTTCAGGTATTTTTGTATTGTTTTTGTCAGGTCTAAGTTGGCGATTAATCGGCTTTTTTACCGCTACAGTAGCCATTGCTGCTTGGCCATTTTGGCACTACGTTATGCTCGACTATCAAAAACAACGCGTATTAACATTTTTAGACCCTGAAAGTGATCCTCTTGGCTCTGGTTATCACATTATTCAATCGAAAATTGCAATTGGCTCAGGCGGAATTGAAGGAAAAGGCTGGCTGCAAGGTACGCAATCACAACTTGAATTTTTACCCGAGCGTCATACCGATTTTATCTTCTCTGTTTTAAGCGAAGAGTTTGGCTTATTTGGAGTGTGTTTATTACTGTGCATGTATTTATTCATCATTGGTCGTGGTTTATACATAGCGGTCAATGCCCAAGATGCGTTTGGTAAACTGCTTGCAGGTGCATTAACTTTAACTTTTTTCGTTTATGTATTTGTAAATATTGGCATGGTGTCAGGTTTACTGCCTGTGGTCGGTGTCCCTTTACCCTTGATCAGTTATGGCGGCACCTCTATGGTGACCTTGATGGCAGGATTTGGCATTATTATGTCTATCGCCACAGATAAAAGGATGCTTTTAAAATAA
- the mrdA gene encoding penicillin-binding protein 2: MRKHRPTIRDHSAEANLFARRAFVGFVFVTLLIGVLLSNLYNIQVIDHQDYQTRSNDNRIKVIPIAPNRGLIYDRNGVLLAENKPVYNLEVIPEETDNLDQALEDVQQIIDISEQQKEEFLDDIKHNRRFKSQVLKARLNETEVAKFSVNQHKFPGFSIEARLARYYPYGDTLTHALGYVAKLNKKELAKLEADDQATNYRATHDIGKLGIEKYYEQLLHGVVGSQSVEVNNRGRIIRTLSMTPPEPGHDLVLTLDIGLQQIAQHALKDMRGAVVVLDAKDGGVLALYSNPSYDPNLFVHGISSSDYKKLLNPDRPLINRTTQGRYAPASTVKPHMAILALEEGLVTEQTQMWDPGFFQIPNVEHKWRDWKRWGHGHVDVYRAIEESCDTYFYDVAYRLGITKISDFMSQFGFGELSGIDIHEETSAIMPSKEWKEGRFRESWWRGDTISVGIGQGYWTATPMQIANATNILVNRGIDHPPHLVQVAKKENEVTQINNDEKPPVVLKNPHHWQIALDAMHNTVHKVTGTAHKAFKGANYDPAGKTGTAQVVSIAQGERYDAKSLKERQRDNAIYVGFAPYNDPQIVVSVVVENTGGGSTVGAPIARQLMDYYFSANPLPVAQSDAP; this comes from the coding sequence ATGCGAAAACACAGACCCACAATTCGAGACCACTCGGCTGAAGCTAATTTATTTGCTCGCCGCGCGTTTGTGGGCTTTGTGTTTGTTACATTATTAATTGGTGTCTTATTATCAAACTTATATAACATTCAAGTTATCGACCACCAAGACTACCAGACACGCTCTAATGATAATCGGATCAAAGTTATCCCAATTGCCCCGAATCGAGGTTTAATTTATGACAGAAATGGCGTTTTACTTGCTGAAAACAAACCTGTATATAACCTTGAAGTCATTCCAGAAGAAACAGATAACCTAGATCAAGCATTAGAAGATGTTCAACAAATTATCGATATCAGTGAACAACAAAAAGAAGAGTTTTTAGATGATATCAAACATAATCGCCGTTTTAAGAGCCAAGTCCTTAAAGCACGATTAAACGAAACTGAAGTTGCCAAGTTTTCAGTTAATCAGCACAAATTCCCTGGTTTTAGTATTGAAGCACGACTAGCTCGTTACTACCCTTATGGTGATACTTTAACTCACGCATTAGGTTATGTTGCCAAACTCAATAAAAAAGAGCTGGCAAAATTAGAAGCCGATGATCAAGCAACAAATTACCGTGCTACACATGATATAGGTAAGCTAGGTATCGAGAAATACTATGAGCAATTACTTCATGGTGTAGTTGGCTCACAAAGTGTAGAAGTTAACAACAGGGGTCGTATCATTCGCACTTTAAGCATGACCCCACCAGAGCCAGGCCATGACTTGGTACTTACTCTGGATATAGGCTTACAACAAATTGCACAGCATGCTTTAAAAGATATGCGCGGCGCTGTCGTTGTGCTCGACGCAAAAGATGGTGGCGTACTGGCTCTTTACTCTAACCCAAGTTACGACCCAAACTTATTTGTTCATGGCATCAGTAGTAGCGACTACAAAAAGTTATTGAACCCAGATCGCCCTCTTATAAATAGAACCACACAAGGTCGTTACGCACCAGCTTCTACGGTTAAACCACATATGGCCATTTTAGCGTTAGAGGAAGGACTTGTAACCGAGCAAACACAAATGTGGGATCCGGGCTTTTTTCAAATTCCAAACGTTGAACATAAATGGCGTGACTGGAAACGTTGGGGTCATGGCCATGTTGACGTTTATCGTGCTATTGAAGAGTCATGCGATACTTATTTTTATGACGTGGCGTATCGCTTAGGCATTACTAAAATCAGTGATTTTATGTCTCAATTTGGTTTTGGCGAACTTTCAGGTATTGATATTCATGAAGAAACCTCTGCGATTATGCCATCAAAAGAATGGAAAGAAGGCCGCTTTAGAGAATCGTGGTGGCGTGGTGATACAATTTCAGTGGGTATTGGCCAAGGTTATTGGACCGCAACACCGATGCAAATAGCCAATGCGACGAATATTTTAGTTAATCGCGGGATTGATCACCCACCCCACTTAGTGCAAGTGGCTAAAAAAGAAAATGAAGTCACTCAAATAAACAACGATGAAAAGCCACCGGTGGTGCTAAAAAACCCTCACCATTGGCAAATAGCGCTTGATGCAATGCACAACACAGTACACAAAGTCACCGGCACCGCCCATAAAGCATTTAAAGGTGCCAATTATGACCCTGCTGGTAAAACCGGTACCGCGCAAGTAGTTAGCATTGCCCAAGGTGAACGTTATGACGCTAAATCACTTAAAGAGCGTCAACGCGATAACGCAATTTATGTTGGCTTTGCACCTTATAATGACCCACAAATTGTGGTTTCTGTGGTTGTAGAAAATACCGGTGGCGGCAGTACCGTAGGTGCGCCTATTGCTCGTCAATTGATGGATTATTATTTTTCAGCTAACCCTCTGCCTGTTGCACAAAGTGATGCGCCATGA
- the lptE gene encoding LPS assembly lipoprotein LptE, whose product MAALQALKNGLALALVCLLLTSCGFHLKKASNLPDDLKVITLVGDDEKSALFELVEKELIASKVELSQGGKHPELTIHKDRLERQILSLFDNGQVAEYELAYSVSYTLKRPRQKAINQRFELYRNYQDDPDNALAKAKELELLLSEIRKQASRRIVRELSQL is encoded by the coding sequence ATGGCAGCGCTTCAAGCACTGAAAAACGGACTAGCCCTTGCGCTAGTCTGTTTACTGCTAACAAGTTGTGGCTTTCATTTAAAGAAAGCCTCAAACTTGCCTGACGACTTGAAAGTGATCACCCTTGTCGGGGATGATGAAAAGTCAGCATTATTCGAGTTAGTCGAAAAAGAGCTTATTGCGAGTAAAGTTGAGCTTAGCCAAGGTGGTAAACACCCAGAGTTAACAATCCACAAAGACCGTTTAGAGCGTCAAATCTTATCATTATTTGATAATGGTCAGGTTGCCGAGTATGAACTTGCCTACAGTGTAAGCTATACCCTTAAGCGCCCTAGACAAAAAGCCATTAACCAGCGCTTTGAATTGTATCGTAACTATCAAGACGACCCAGATAATGCCCTTGCAAAAGCAAAAGAGCTTGAGCTGTTGTTAAGCGAAATTCGTAAGCAAGCCAGTCGTCGAATTGTTCGTGAGCTATCACAACTGTAA
- the holA gene encoding DNA polymerase III subunit delta gives MRCYANQLPSQLKKGLAPFYMVFGEEPYQITQCVMQIRQAAKQQGFDEVIKFTLMPGFDWQEIVAQYQSMSLFSARTLIEFDLNEQKPGTQGSQIFKQLVELTNPDTILVLKGAKAGQDVQRSAWFKALDKQGLFVPCYPLTGNHLSRWLDEQCYRLNLNLHNNAKQSLIDATEDNLLACHQELEKLSLLYGSELVDQQAVMQGLLNQSKFDIFDLSDALLTGNAGQAVKVMSKLATDNTEAMSIFWAINKEATNLLAMQHARLNGANMTDLYRQFNIWKNQQATVQQALNRLQISTLEQIIKQLAEFDAAYKQGNLVAPYQALTHLCLVFCQPLAMPLPCHPVLD, from the coding sequence ATGCGTTGTTATGCAAATCAACTACCTAGCCAATTGAAAAAAGGCCTTGCGCCTTTTTACATGGTGTTTGGTGAAGAGCCCTATCAAATTACACAATGTGTCATGCAAATTCGTCAAGCCGCCAAACAGCAAGGTTTTGACGAAGTTATAAAATTCACCCTAATGCCAGGGTTTGATTGGCAAGAAATTGTAGCTCAATACCAAAGTATGTCACTGTTTAGCGCTCGTACCTTAATTGAATTTGATTTAAACGAGCAAAAACCAGGTACTCAAGGTAGCCAAATATTTAAACAACTTGTTGAACTTACTAATCCAGACACTATTTTGGTATTGAAAGGTGCTAAAGCTGGTCAAGATGTTCAACGCAGTGCATGGTTTAAAGCTTTAGATAAGCAAGGCTTATTTGTACCTTGTTATCCCCTAACAGGTAACCATTTAAGCCGTTGGCTAGACGAGCAATGTTACCGTTTAAATTTAAACTTGCACAATAATGCAAAACAAAGCCTGATTGATGCCACTGAAGATAACTTACTTGCATGCCACCAAGAACTTGAAAAATTATCTCTATTATATGGCAGTGAGTTAGTAGACCAGCAGGCCGTAATGCAAGGTCTTCTTAATCAATCAAAATTTGATATCTTCGATTTGAGTGATGCTTTATTAACCGGCAATGCAGGTCAAGCAGTCAAAGTAATGAGTAAACTCGCTACTGATAACACAGAAGCAATGAGTATCTTTTGGGCCATTAATAAAGAAGCCACTAACTTACTTGCAATGCAACACGCTCGCCTAAACGGTGCCAATATGACTGACTTATATCGGCAGTTTAATATTTGGAAAAACCAGCAAGCAACAGTACAGCAGGCATTAAACCGCCTGCAAATTAGTACTCTTGAGCAAATCATCAAACAATTAGCCGAGTTTGATGCTGCCTACAAACAAGGCAACCTTGTTGCGCCTTATCAAGCCTTAACACACCTTTGCTTAGTATTTTGCCAACCACTGGCAATGCCATTACCTTGCCACCCTGTTTTAGATTAG